A single region of the Hippoglossus hippoglossus isolate fHipHip1 chromosome 17, fHipHip1.pri, whole genome shotgun sequence genome encodes:
- the LOC117777757 gene encoding uncharacterized protein LOC117777757 isoform X4: protein MEPAEQQEKIEGSWEGGHDGGKADWKNECSLTSLLKHSCLLCWSSPVDTDVVETDERVLAKVAEIRVRRPQDLALELDNAVAVENLELQEQQSDRKELQETLVKLDDQKEKLVQQIKATRQLCYEESQQILSLQADEVQKESQVEEYERELARARWRLRRLREEVKQAKRKMEEAGERNTPLQDSIRQSYEEILQEEHTLCSMSGGAVTPESQLEESASPADTTEDDALPLRPWGRSQSLPAYADLIMRASSSSFCNNLADTREEADDSGTSSPKMDRSDIDDDPEEVEINSEGAKEREKEECTINPNQMDFYKDNPFAICQNGFASDPFKGSDPFAADILFPASDFGTEETGNAGDDAENSLSCGENKASTGTQCFESEFPDEDSDIEISYSREDLETIDVVDESRGFKPIQSSSEELGPEPIKGWRSQGQYSVESDPNGYELDFGAISPPSAIEEQSLVSLDGKATDEAPAGVEQGLSSVSPQRAPEQVLLEPDWMDDKEQSVSCNGTSSQGAGCSSNNKDETWNPVTPQHSLDSQNLFIQPSSDENKELSFELSYEPTSQSSFDPYGFKLSPEHSNQTLLDPDEAEISPEPTENDLPFDPEAPSSQPDQFGPYGFHTTSSQMVQECDPYGFKLSPEEENQEVLELCGYDNPEAMDLCAYEKRKQVDPSNYENQVLEPQTHGNQEVLDHYSYNNQELFDLCNNGNQEVLEHSSVDNSELISNENLELLDLCGHDNQEVVESYCSTNNEDLFEHCESGNQETLELYSHGNQELLDFSHTENQEVLDLDSHGNQELLDCGSKVNQEVLLSGRHNNQELLQLGGNENQELLDSGSNYNQEMLDLLSKEVIPEANNNCTVEPEPSVTPTNNSFDSIVATEDLLGLKFSSTSICTTNTSNTKTADTHNMSTNQDLAIVNAPTRNNMLENDLGSVFGAGGYIGCPDVADDLEPLDRRPANPIVEPVRPVRPVRPPRPSLKAKEKVQSQTEGIDLK from the exons ATGGAGCCggcagagcagcaggaaaaaataGAGGGATCGTGGGAAGGAGGACATGATGGAGGGAAGGCAGACTGGAAGAATGAGTGCTCCCTTACCTCCCTCCTCAAACACTCCTGTCTTCTCTGTTGGTCATCTCCCGTGGATACCGATGTCGTTGAAACGGATGAGAGAGTCCTCGCCAAGGTGGCCGAGATTAGAGTAAGAAGACCGCAGGATCTcgccctg gagctGGACAATGCAGTGGCAGTGGAGAACttggagcttcaggagcagcAGTCAGACCGCAAGGAGCTACAGGAGACATTGGTCAAATTAGATGACCAAAAAGAGAAACTGGTACAACAAATAAAGGCAACCAGGCAGCTCTGCTATGAAGAGAGTCAACAG ATCCTGTCTCTGCAGGCAGACGAGGTACAGAAGGAGAGCCAAGTGGAGGAGTATGAGAGGGAACTTGCCAGAGCCAGGTGGAGGCTGAGGAGACTcagagaggaggtgaaacaggccaagaggaagatggaggaggctggagagagGAACACTCCTCTACAAGACTCCATCAGACAGTCTTATGAAGAGATCCTGCAG GAGGAGCACACACTGTGTTCTATGTCAGGAGGTGCAGTCACACCAGAAAGCCAGCTGGAGGAGTCTGCATCTCCAGCAGACACCACTGAAGATGACGCGCTCCCTCTGAGGCCATGGGGAAGGAGCCAATCACTACCTGCCTACGCTGACCTGATAATG AGAGCCAGCAGCTCGTCTTTCTGCAATAATCTAGCAGACACCAGAGAAGAAGCAGATGATAGTGGGACCAGTTCTCCAAAG ATGGACAGATCTGACATAGATGATGATCCAGAGGAGGTTGAGATCAACAGTGAAGgggcaaaagagagagagaaggaagagtgCACAATTAACCCAAACCAAATGGACTTCTATAAAGATAACCCCTTTGCCATCTGTCAGA ATGGATTTGCTTCAGACCCTTTCAAAGGCAGTGACCCCTTTGCAGCAGATATTTTGTTTCCAGCTTCAGACTTTGGCACTGAGGAGACTGGAAATGCTGGTGATGACGCAGAAAACAGTCTCTcctgtggagaaaacaaagcCTCAACAGGAACTCAGTGCTTTGAATCTGAATTCCCGGATGAAGACAGTGACATAGAAATAAGCTACAGCCGAGAAGACCTGGAAACCATTGATGTAGTCGATGAATCTCGTGGATTTAAACCCATTCAGAGCTCTTCAGAGGAGCTGGGGCCTGAGCCTATCAAGGGCTGGAGGTCCCAGGGTCAGTATTCTGTAGAATCAGACCCTAATGGGTATGAGCTTGACTTTGGTGCTATCTCCCCTCCTTCTGCCATAGAGGAACAAAGTCTGGTATCTTTAGATGGAAAAGCTACCGATGAGGCACCAGCAGGAGTGGAACAAG GTTTGAGTTCTGTTTCACCTCAGAGGGCACCTGAGCAAGTCCTGTTGGAACCAGATTGGATGGATGACAAAGAACAATCTGTGTCCTGTAATGGTACCTCCAGTCAGGGGGCCGGATGTTCTAGCAACAACAAAGATGAAACCTGGAACCCTGTAACTCCCCAACACTCACTAGACTCCCAGAACCTCTTCATTCAGCCCAGCtcagatgaaaataaagaactAAGTTTTGAGTTGAGCTATGAACCAACAAGTCAGTCTTCCTTTGACCCATATGGGTTTAAACTAAGTCCAGAACATTCTAATCAAACCCTGTTAGACCCTGATGAAGCTGAAATAAGCCCAGAACCCACTGAAAATGATCTTCCCTTTGATCCAGAGGCCCCCTCTTCTCAACCAGACCAGTTTGGTCCTTATGGATTTCACACTACTTCCTCCCAGATGGTTCAGGAATGTGATCCTTATGGTTTTAAGCTAAGTCCTGAGGAAGAGAATCAGGAAGTACTGGAACTTTGTGGCTATGATAACCCTGAGGCAATGGACCTCTGCGCCTACGAAAAGAGAAAGCAAGTAGATCCCTCTAATTATGAAAATCAGGTACTGGAGCCTCAAACCCATGGAAACCAAGAAGTGCTTGATCATTATAGCTACAATAACCAAGAGCTGTTTGATTTGTGTAACAACGGAAACCAAGAAGTGTTGGAACATTCTAGCGTTGACAACAGCGAGTTAATAAGCAATGAAAACCTGGAACTACTTGATCTTTGTGGTCATGACAATCAGGAGGTGGTAGAATCCTATTGCAGTACAAACAATGAAGACTTATTTGAACATTGTGAATCTGGTAACCAAGAAACCCTGGAACTTTATAGCCATGGCAATCAAGAATTACTGGATTTCTCTCATACTGAGAATCAGGAAGTGCTGGATTTAGACAGCCATGGCAACCAAGAACTACTGGACTGTGGTAGTAAAGTAAATCAGGAAGTGCTTCTTTCTGGAAGACACAACAACCAGGAACTCCTGCAACTTGGTGGCAATGAAAATCAGGAATTGCTAGACTCAGGTAGCAATTACAACCAGGAGATGTTGGACTTATTAAGTAAAGAAGTTATCCCTGAGGCGAACAACAACTGTACTGTGGAACCAGAGCCCAGTGTTACTCCCACTAATAACAGCTTTGACAGTATTGTTGCAACAGAAGACTTGCTGGGATTGAAATTCAGTAGCACCAGTATCTGCACTACTAACACCAGTAACACCAAGACTGCTGACACCCACAACATGTCTACCAACCAGGACCTGGCTATAGTCAATGCTCCCACCAGAAACAACATGTTGGAAAATGACCTGGGTTCAGTGTTTGGAGCTGGAGGATACATTGGTTGTCCTGATGTTGCTGATGACCTGGAGCCCCTGGACAGAAGGCCGGCAAACCCAATAGTAGAACCAGTGCGACCAGTCAGACCAGTTAGGCCTCCTCGGCCCTCACTCAAG GCCAAGGAGAAGGTTCAGTCACAGACTGAGGGCATTGACCTGAAGTGA
- the LOC117777757 gene encoding uncharacterized protein LOC117777757 isoform X2 has translation MEPAEQQEKIEGSWEGGHDGGKADWKNECSLTSLLKHSCLLCWSSPVDTDVVETDERVLAKVAEIRELDNAVAVENLELQEQQSDRKELQETLVKLDDQKEKLVQQIKATRQLCYEESQQILSLQADEVQKESQVEEYERELARARWRLRRLREEVKQAKRKMEEAGERNTPLQDSIRQSYEEILQEEHTLCSMSGGAVTPESQLEESASPADTTEDDALPLRPWGRSQSLPAYADLIMRASSSSFCNNLADTREEADDSGTSSPKMDRSDIDDDPEEVEINSEGAKEREKEECTINPNQMDFYKDNPFAICQSDHDLFTEEVFPKTDTSDGFASDPFKGSDPFAADILFPASDFGTEETGNAGDDAENSLSCGENKASTGTQCFESEFPDEDSDIEISYSREDLETIDVVDESRGFKPIQSSSEELGPEPIKGWRSQGQYSVESDPNGYELDFGAISPPSAIEEQSLVSLDGKATDEAPAGVEQGLSSVSPQRAPEQVLLEPDWMDDKEQSVSCNGTSSQGAGCSSNNKDETWNPVTPQHSLDSQNLFIQPSSDENKELSFELSYEPTSQSSFDPYGFKLSPEHSNQTLLDPDEAEISPEPTENDLPFDPEAPSSQPDQFGPYGFHTTSSQMVQECDPYGFKLSPEEENQEVLELCGYDNPEAMDLCAYEKRKQVDPSNYENQVLEPQTHGNQEVLDHYSYNNQELFDLCNNGNQEVLEHSSVDNSELISNENLELLDLCGHDNQEVVESYCSTNNEDLFEHCESGNQETLELYSHGNQELLDFSHTENQEVLDLDSHGNQELLDCGSKVNQEVLLSGRHNNQELLQLGGNENQELLDSGSNYNQEMLDLLSKEVIPEANNNCTVEPEPSVTPTNNSFDSIVATEDLLGLKFSSTSICTTNTSNTKTADTHNMSTNQDLAIVNAPTRNNMLENDLGSVFGAGGYIGCPDVADDLEPLDRRPANPIVEPVRPVRPVRPPRPSLKAKEKVQSQTEGIDLK, from the exons ATGGAGCCggcagagcagcaggaaaaaataGAGGGATCGTGGGAAGGAGGACATGATGGAGGGAAGGCAGACTGGAAGAATGAGTGCTCCCTTACCTCCCTCCTCAAACACTCCTGTCTTCTCTGTTGGTCATCTCCCGTGGATACCGATGTCGTTGAAACGGATGAGAGAGTCCTCGCCAAGGTGGCCGAGATTAGA gagctGGACAATGCAGTGGCAGTGGAGAACttggagcttcaggagcagcAGTCAGACCGCAAGGAGCTACAGGAGACATTGGTCAAATTAGATGACCAAAAAGAGAAACTGGTACAACAAATAAAGGCAACCAGGCAGCTCTGCTATGAAGAGAGTCAACAG ATCCTGTCTCTGCAGGCAGACGAGGTACAGAAGGAGAGCCAAGTGGAGGAGTATGAGAGGGAACTTGCCAGAGCCAGGTGGAGGCTGAGGAGACTcagagaggaggtgaaacaggccaagaggaagatggaggaggctggagagagGAACACTCCTCTACAAGACTCCATCAGACAGTCTTATGAAGAGATCCTGCAG GAGGAGCACACACTGTGTTCTATGTCAGGAGGTGCAGTCACACCAGAAAGCCAGCTGGAGGAGTCTGCATCTCCAGCAGACACCACTGAAGATGACGCGCTCCCTCTGAGGCCATGGGGAAGGAGCCAATCACTACCTGCCTACGCTGACCTGATAATG AGAGCCAGCAGCTCGTCTTTCTGCAATAATCTAGCAGACACCAGAGAAGAAGCAGATGATAGTGGGACCAGTTCTCCAAAG ATGGACAGATCTGACATAGATGATGATCCAGAGGAGGTTGAGATCAACAGTGAAGgggcaaaagagagagagaaggaagagtgCACAATTAACCCAAACCAAATGGACTTCTATAAAGATAACCCCTTTGCCATCTGTCAGAGTGACC ATGACCTTTTCACCGAAGAAGTGTTCCCTAAAACTGACACATCTG ATGGATTTGCTTCAGACCCTTTCAAAGGCAGTGACCCCTTTGCAGCAGATATTTTGTTTCCAGCTTCAGACTTTGGCACTGAGGAGACTGGAAATGCTGGTGATGACGCAGAAAACAGTCTCTcctgtggagaaaacaaagcCTCAACAGGAACTCAGTGCTTTGAATCTGAATTCCCGGATGAAGACAGTGACATAGAAATAAGCTACAGCCGAGAAGACCTGGAAACCATTGATGTAGTCGATGAATCTCGTGGATTTAAACCCATTCAGAGCTCTTCAGAGGAGCTGGGGCCTGAGCCTATCAAGGGCTGGAGGTCCCAGGGTCAGTATTCTGTAGAATCAGACCCTAATGGGTATGAGCTTGACTTTGGTGCTATCTCCCCTCCTTCTGCCATAGAGGAACAAAGTCTGGTATCTTTAGATGGAAAAGCTACCGATGAGGCACCAGCAGGAGTGGAACAAG GTTTGAGTTCTGTTTCACCTCAGAGGGCACCTGAGCAAGTCCTGTTGGAACCAGATTGGATGGATGACAAAGAACAATCTGTGTCCTGTAATGGTACCTCCAGTCAGGGGGCCGGATGTTCTAGCAACAACAAAGATGAAACCTGGAACCCTGTAACTCCCCAACACTCACTAGACTCCCAGAACCTCTTCATTCAGCCCAGCtcagatgaaaataaagaactAAGTTTTGAGTTGAGCTATGAACCAACAAGTCAGTCTTCCTTTGACCCATATGGGTTTAAACTAAGTCCAGAACATTCTAATCAAACCCTGTTAGACCCTGATGAAGCTGAAATAAGCCCAGAACCCACTGAAAATGATCTTCCCTTTGATCCAGAGGCCCCCTCTTCTCAACCAGACCAGTTTGGTCCTTATGGATTTCACACTACTTCCTCCCAGATGGTTCAGGAATGTGATCCTTATGGTTTTAAGCTAAGTCCTGAGGAAGAGAATCAGGAAGTACTGGAACTTTGTGGCTATGATAACCCTGAGGCAATGGACCTCTGCGCCTACGAAAAGAGAAAGCAAGTAGATCCCTCTAATTATGAAAATCAGGTACTGGAGCCTCAAACCCATGGAAACCAAGAAGTGCTTGATCATTATAGCTACAATAACCAAGAGCTGTTTGATTTGTGTAACAACGGAAACCAAGAAGTGTTGGAACATTCTAGCGTTGACAACAGCGAGTTAATAAGCAATGAAAACCTGGAACTACTTGATCTTTGTGGTCATGACAATCAGGAGGTGGTAGAATCCTATTGCAGTACAAACAATGAAGACTTATTTGAACATTGTGAATCTGGTAACCAAGAAACCCTGGAACTTTATAGCCATGGCAATCAAGAATTACTGGATTTCTCTCATACTGAGAATCAGGAAGTGCTGGATTTAGACAGCCATGGCAACCAAGAACTACTGGACTGTGGTAGTAAAGTAAATCAGGAAGTGCTTCTTTCTGGAAGACACAACAACCAGGAACTCCTGCAACTTGGTGGCAATGAAAATCAGGAATTGCTAGACTCAGGTAGCAATTACAACCAGGAGATGTTGGACTTATTAAGTAAAGAAGTTATCCCTGAGGCGAACAACAACTGTACTGTGGAACCAGAGCCCAGTGTTACTCCCACTAATAACAGCTTTGACAGTATTGTTGCAACAGAAGACTTGCTGGGATTGAAATTCAGTAGCACCAGTATCTGCACTACTAACACCAGTAACACCAAGACTGCTGACACCCACAACATGTCTACCAACCAGGACCTGGCTATAGTCAATGCTCCCACCAGAAACAACATGTTGGAAAATGACCTGGGTTCAGTGTTTGGAGCTGGAGGATACATTGGTTGTCCTGATGTTGCTGATGACCTGGAGCCCCTGGACAGAAGGCCGGCAAACCCAATAGTAGAACCAGTGCGACCAGTCAGACCAGTTAGGCCTCCTCGGCCCTCACTCAAG GCCAAGGAGAAGGTTCAGTCACAGACTGAGGGCATTGACCTGAAGTGA